The Streptomyces phaeolivaceus genome has a window encoding:
- a CDS encoding S1 family peptidase — MRHARRRVVKRVTRLTAAGGLICGALMVTQAAMATEPTTSPPATRSAVLAASGTGNGLVTELGSERTAGTWIAEDGEPVVAVTDEKAAAEVEKAGARPKMVEFSGDDLRSATEALRSAPRVSGTSWAVDPASNEVVVRADSTVSKKDWSSLTDLAEEIGGSVRMERTEGAYTMRLNGAQPIFGTGGRCSIGFNVTDGENDFMLTAGHCGPAGSVWFSDNQGRQEIGRTTESNFPGGDFSLVQYLQDAPSNKTNVVSVGDGRGVRITSVGEAAVGQRVFRSGSTSGFRNGEVTGLDATVNYPEGTVSGLIETTVCAEPGDSGGPLFSEGVALGVTSGGNGDCEEGGTTFFQPLSEALDDLGVQLTGLPQSAARPTAAADGSSDDDSQGAAAPGTAEPGSLESIGAASDLLDRLADPRNVGPGLLVVAGSMVALAATRFIRTEQDRQAYRRQYSQTWS; from the coding sequence ATGAGGCACGCACGACGACGAGTCGTGAAGCGGGTGACGCGGCTGACGGCCGCCGGTGGACTGATCTGCGGAGCCCTGATGGTGACGCAGGCGGCGATGGCGACCGAACCCACCACCTCCCCGCCCGCGACCCGGAGTGCGGTGCTCGCGGCGTCCGGTACGGGGAACGGTCTGGTGACCGAACTCGGCTCCGAACGCACGGCGGGCACCTGGATCGCCGAGGACGGCGAGCCGGTCGTCGCGGTCACCGACGAGAAGGCGGCGGCCGAGGTCGAGAAGGCGGGCGCCCGCCCCAAGATGGTCGAGTTCAGCGGCGACGACCTGAGGTCCGCCACCGAGGCGCTGCGTTCGGCGCCCCGGGTGTCGGGCACCTCGTGGGCCGTCGACCCGGCCTCCAACGAGGTCGTGGTGCGGGCCGACAGCACGGTCTCCAAGAAGGACTGGTCGAGTCTGACCGACCTGGCCGAGGAGATCGGCGGGTCGGTGCGGATGGAGCGCACCGAGGGCGCGTACACGATGCGGCTCAACGGCGCCCAGCCCATCTTCGGTACGGGCGGGCGCTGTTCGATCGGTTTCAATGTGACCGACGGCGAGAACGACTTCATGCTGACCGCCGGGCACTGCGGTCCGGCCGGTTCCGTGTGGTTCTCGGACAACCAGGGCCGGCAGGAGATCGGCCGGACGACCGAGTCCAACTTCCCCGGGGGTGACTTCTCGCTCGTCCAGTACCTCCAGGACGCGCCGAGCAACAAGACCAACGTCGTCTCGGTCGGTGACGGCCGCGGGGTGCGGATCACGTCGGTCGGTGAAGCGGCGGTCGGGCAGCGGGTGTTCCGCAGCGGCAGCACCAGCGGCTTCCGCAACGGCGAGGTGACCGGTCTCGACGCCACGGTCAACTACCCCGAGGGCACGGTCAGCGGCCTCATCGAGACCACGGTCTGCGCCGAGCCGGGCGACAGCGGCGGCCCGCTCTTCTCGGAGGGCGTGGCCCTGGGTGTGACCTCGGGCGGCAACGGCGACTGCGAGGAGGGCGGTACGACGTTCTTCCAGCCGCTGTCCGAGGCCCTCGACGATCTCGGTGTCCAGCTGACGGGCCTGCCGCAGTCCGCGGCCCGGCCGACCGCCGCGGCCGACGGCTCCTCGGACGACGACTCCCAGGGCGCCGCCGCCCCGGGCACGGCCGAACCGGGGTCGCTGGAATCCATCGGGGCCGCATCCGATCTCCTCGACCGCCTCGCCGACCCCCGCAACGTCGGCCCCGGTCTTCTGGTGGTCGCCGGCAGCATGGTCGCCCTCGCGGCCACCCGCTTCATCCGCACGGAACAGGACCGCCAGGCGTACCGCCGCCAGTACTCACAGACCTGGAGCTAG
- a CDS encoding ROK family transcriptional regulator, which translates to MTALAASWLPLSTGERAVAIEVLVHGPLSRTELARRLGLSAGSLTRLTKPLIESGLLVETPEGAALPEVRQGRPSQPLDIVAESRSFIGFKITEDMVYAVVTTLRSEIVTRYDRPLTTHDPERVADLLAAMAAELARTHPSLAGIGVGVGGFVRRRAVVGESPFLSWRDVPLAELVEERTGLPVVVENDVAALVEAETWFGAGRGLERFVVLTIGAGIGYGLVLGGKRVAYAEEDRGFGRHWIVDPSGPLTPDGERGSAVSLLSIPSIRYQVQAATGREVTYDEILAGAAGGEPMCVRIVTEAGRALGMLVAQIANFVMPQKILLAGEGVGLMGVAGGAVDEAVRAHRHPLAAPVPLETKVSDFHDWARGAAVLAIQVLVLGTVEP; encoded by the coding sequence ATGACCGCACTCGCTGCCAGTTGGCTGCCGCTCAGCACCGGAGAACGCGCGGTGGCGATCGAGGTGCTCGTGCACGGCCCGCTCTCGCGCACGGAACTCGCCCGGCGGCTCGGCCTGTCCGCCGGCAGCCTCACCCGGCTGACCAAACCGCTGATCGAGTCGGGGCTCCTGGTCGAGACCCCCGAGGGTGCGGCCCTCCCCGAGGTCCGGCAGGGGCGACCCTCGCAGCCGCTGGACATCGTCGCCGAGTCCCGTTCCTTCATCGGCTTCAAGATCACCGAAGACATGGTGTACGCCGTCGTCACCACGCTCCGGAGCGAGATCGTCACCCGGTACGACCGCCCGCTCACCACCCATGACCCGGAGCGGGTCGCCGACCTGCTCGCCGCGATGGCCGCCGAACTCGCCCGCACCCACCCCTCCCTCGCCGGGATCGGCGTCGGGGTCGGCGGGTTCGTGCGCCGTCGCGCGGTGGTCGGGGAGTCACCCTTCCTGTCCTGGCGCGACGTCCCGCTGGCCGAACTCGTCGAGGAACGCACCGGGTTGCCGGTGGTCGTCGAGAACGACGTCGCCGCACTCGTCGAGGCCGAGACCTGGTTCGGCGCCGGGCGCGGCCTCGAACGGTTCGTCGTCCTCACCATCGGCGCGGGCATCGGCTACGGGCTGGTGCTGGGCGGGAAACGGGTGGCGTACGCCGAGGAGGACCGGGGGTTCGGCCGCCACTGGATCGTCGACCCGTCCGGGCCGCTCACCCCCGACGGGGAGCGCGGCAGCGCCGTCTCCCTGCTGAGCATCCCCAGCATCCGCTACCAGGTGCAGGCGGCGACCGGACGCGAGGTGACGTACGACGAGATCCTCGCCGGGGCGGCCGGGGGCGAGCCGATGTGTGTGCGGATCGTCACGGAGGCGGGGCGGGCGCTGGGCATGCTGGTCGCCCAGATCGCCAACTTCGTGATGCCGCAGAAGATCCTGCTCGCGGGGGAGGGGGTGGGGCTGATGGGGGTCGCGGGAGGGGCCGTGGACGAGGCCGTGCGGGCCCATCGGCATCCGCTGGCCGCGCCCGTCCCCTTGGAGACGAAGGTGTCCGACTTCCATGACTGGGCGCGTGGGGCGGCCGTGCTGGCCATTCAGGTCCTCGTGCTCGGGACCGTGGAGCCGTAA
- a CDS encoding carbohydrate ABC transporter permease: protein MAATTATTPPTPTDMPAVRPTRRRLSLGRAAAWTVMGLIVLITLLPFYWILRTALSTNAGLGADPANPLPVDLTTSGFERALGLQSAEEAIAQGGTGGGLDFWRYLVNSVIVSTLITGCQIFFSAMAAYAFARLRWRGRDQVFGLFLAGLMVPTIFTLLPNFVLIKQLHLVDSLLGIALPSLFMTPFAIFFLRQFFMNIPHEVEEAAFLDGAGKVRIFFRVILPMASTRILTLAVLTYITSWNDYFWPLMVSYSDGSRVLTVALAIFRAQTPATGVDWSGLTAATLIAALPMLVLFAASARRIVSSIGFTGIK, encoded by the coding sequence ATGGCCGCCACCACAGCGACGACACCACCGACGCCGACAGACATGCCGGCCGTACGGCCGACGAGGCGCCGCCTCTCCCTCGGACGGGCAGCCGCCTGGACCGTGATGGGGCTGATCGTGCTGATCACCCTGCTGCCCTTCTACTGGATCCTGCGCACCGCGCTCTCCACCAACGCCGGCCTCGGCGCGGATCCCGCGAACCCGCTGCCCGTCGATCTCACCACCAGCGGTTTCGAGCGGGCGCTCGGACTCCAGTCGGCGGAGGAGGCGATCGCGCAGGGCGGGACGGGCGGCGGACTGGACTTCTGGCGGTATCTGGTCAACTCGGTGATCGTCTCGACGCTGATCACCGGCTGTCAGATCTTCTTCTCCGCGATGGCCGCGTACGCGTTCGCGCGGCTGCGCTGGCGGGGCCGTGACCAGGTGTTCGGGCTGTTCCTGGCCGGGCTGATGGTGCCGACCATCTTCACGCTGCTGCCGAACTTCGTACTCATCAAGCAACTGCACCTGGTGGACTCGCTGCTCGGCATCGCGCTGCCCAGCCTGTTCATGACGCCGTTCGCGATCTTCTTCCTCCGCCAGTTCTTCATGAACATCCCGCACGAGGTCGAGGAGGCGGCGTTCCTCGACGGGGCCGGGAAGGTCCGGATCTTCTTCCGGGTGATCCTGCCGATGGCGTCCACCCGGATCCTCACGCTGGCGGTGCTGACGTACATCACCTCCTGGAACGACTACTTCTGGCCGCTGATGGTCAGTTACAGCGACGGCTCCCGGGTGCTGACCGTGGCGCTGGCGATCTTCCGGGCGCAGACCCCGGCGACCGGCGTGGACTGGTCGGGGCTCACCGCCGCGACGCTGATCGCCGCGCTGCCGATGCTGGTGCTCTTCGCCGCCTCCGCCCGCCGCATCGTCAGCTCCATCGGCTTCACCGGGATCAAGTGA
- a CDS encoding SAM-dependent methyltransferase yields the protein MTDNPAASDFPFAALNSRIVTTRPVAARIWNYWLGGGDYYEVDRRAGDEIRRLHPTIEDYARADRQFLGRAVRHLAAEAGMRQFLDIGAGLPTAENTHEVAQQIAPDSRIVYVDNDPLVLVHARALLTSAPEGRTDHVDEDLRNVDSILEHAARTLDLTRPVALMLLDVLAFIRDDEDPNGIVRRLMDALPGGSHLVLSHTITSPDWPGVDIAAAWWNENGIPPLTQRTPEVIAGFFEGLDLLEPGVVSCTRWRPESTGDPTAGEPSEVAMYCGVGGKR from the coding sequence GTGACGGACAACCCGGCAGCCTCGGACTTCCCCTTCGCGGCACTGAACAGCCGAATCGTCACCACACGGCCGGTCGCGGCACGCATCTGGAACTACTGGCTCGGCGGCGGGGACTACTACGAGGTCGACCGGAGGGCCGGGGACGAGATACGCCGGCTGCACCCGACCATCGAGGACTACGCCCGCGCGGACCGGCAGTTCCTGGGGCGGGCCGTGCGTCATCTGGCGGCCGAGGCGGGGATGCGGCAGTTCCTGGACATCGGCGCCGGGCTGCCGACCGCGGAGAACACCCACGAGGTCGCCCAGCAGATCGCCCCGGACTCCCGGATCGTCTACGTCGACAACGACCCGCTGGTCCTGGTGCACGCCCGCGCCCTGCTGACCAGCGCGCCCGAGGGCCGTACGGACCATGTCGACGAGGATCTGCGCAATGTCGACTCGATCCTCGAACACGCCGCGCGCACCCTGGACCTGACCCGGCCGGTCGCGCTGATGCTGCTCGACGTGCTGGCCTTCATCCGTGACGACGAGGACCCGAACGGCATCGTGCGCCGGCTGATGGACGCCCTGCCCGGCGGCAGCCATCTGGTGCTCTCGCACACCATCACCAGCCCGGACTGGCCGGGCGTGGACATCGCCGCCGCCTGGTGGAACGAGAACGGCATCCCGCCGCTCACCCAGCGCACCCCGGAGGTGATCGCCGGGTTCTTCGAGGGGCTCGACCTCCTGGAGCCGGGAGTCGTCTCGTGCACCCGCTGGCGGCCGGAGAGCACCGGTGATCCCACCGCCGGGGAACCGTCGGAAGTGGCCATGTACTGCGGAGTGGGAGGCAAGCGCTGA
- a CDS encoding HAD family acid phosphatase, translating into MTASGVGRRITTVAAVAVLGLGASMAAAVPVAAAPSEAAVSATAAEVDYATWQTDVKAVIDTATPYIQQRTANSSGQKLAIVFDIDNTTLETHYTPWYNLPTPALKPSLALAKYAKSRGVDVFFVTARPGIIESVTEWNLETVGYPVDGLYVRDLPDLFAEVSAYKTASRADIESDGYTIIANVGNNTTDLVGGHAERTYKLPDYDGLLD; encoded by the coding sequence ATGACAGCAAGCGGTGTGGGACGCCGTATCACGACGGTCGCCGCGGTGGCCGTACTGGGACTGGGCGCTTCGATGGCCGCCGCGGTTCCGGTCGCCGCCGCCCCGAGCGAGGCCGCCGTCAGCGCGACCGCCGCCGAGGTGGACTACGCGACCTGGCAGACGGACGTGAAGGCCGTCATCGACACGGCCACCCCCTACATACAGCAGCGCACCGCGAACTCCTCGGGGCAGAAGCTCGCCATCGTCTTCGACATCGACAACACGACGCTGGAGACGCACTACACGCCCTGGTACAACCTGCCGACCCCCGCGCTGAAGCCCTCCCTGGCGCTGGCCAAGTACGCCAAGTCCCGCGGGGTCGACGTCTTCTTCGTCACCGCCCGGCCCGGCATCATCGAGAGCGTCACCGAGTGGAACCTGGAGACCGTCGGCTACCCCGTCGACGGCCTCTACGTGCGTGACCTGCCCGACCTGTTCGCCGAGGTCTCCGCCTACAAGACCGCCTCGCGCGCGGACATCGAGTCCGACGGCTACACGATCATCGCCAACGTCGGCAACAACACCACCGACCTCGTCGGCGGCCACGCCGAGCGGACGTACAAGCTGCCCGACTACGACGGGCTCCTCGACTGA
- a CDS encoding carbohydrate ABC transporter permease yields MTIASSSPPFRRRGDGVLAAVFIAPAMLGFLVFLLWPTLRGVYLSFTRFNLLTPAEWVGLDNYVRMVNDPIFWDSLGVTVEYVILNIGVQTVAALAIAVLLQRLTQSALLRGIVLTPYLMSNVVAGLVWLWILDTQLGIGNEIIGALGVDRIPFLADETWAIPTIALINVWRHVGYTALLLFAGLQAIPNDVYEAARVDGASEWRMFWRVTLPLLRPVLAVVLIMTVIGSFQVFDTVAVTTAGGPANATNVLQFYIYGSAFGRFQFGYASAMSVALLVVLSAITVLQYRLTRAGRSDLG; encoded by the coding sequence ATGACCATCGCCTCCAGCAGTCCACCGTTCCGCAGGCGAGGCGACGGTGTCCTGGCCGCCGTCTTCATCGCCCCGGCGATGCTCGGCTTCCTGGTCTTCCTGCTCTGGCCGACCCTGCGGGGCGTCTATCTGAGCTTCACCCGCTTCAACCTGCTCACCCCGGCGGAGTGGGTGGGCCTCGACAACTACGTCCGGATGGTCAACGACCCGATCTTCTGGGACTCACTGGGGGTCACGGTCGAGTACGTGATCCTCAACATCGGGGTGCAGACGGTCGCCGCGCTCGCCATCGCCGTACTGCTCCAGCGGCTTACCCAGTCGGCGCTGCTGCGCGGCATCGTGCTCACGCCGTATCTGATGTCGAACGTGGTCGCCGGTCTGGTCTGGCTGTGGATCCTCGACACCCAGCTCGGCATCGGCAACGAGATCATCGGCGCTCTCGGCGTGGACCGCATCCCGTTCCTCGCCGACGAGACCTGGGCCATCCCCACCATCGCCCTGATCAACGTGTGGCGGCACGTCGGCTACACGGCGCTGCTCCTGTTCGCCGGGCTCCAGGCGATCCCGAACGACGTGTACGAGGCGGCGAGGGTGGACGGCGCGAGCGAGTGGCGGATGTTCTGGCGGGTCACCCTGCCGCTGCTGCGTCCGGTGCTGGCGGTGGTGCTGATCATGACGGTGATCGGATCGTTCCAGGTGTTCGACACCGTGGCGGTGACCACGGCGGGCGGTCCCGCGAACGCGACCAACGTCCTGCAGTTCTACATCTACGGCTCCGCGTTCGGCCGCTTCCAGTTCGGCTACGCCTCGGCGATGTCCGTCGCCCTGCTGGTCGTGCTCAGCGCGATCACCGTCCTGCAGTACCGGCTCACCAGGGCCGGCCGAAGCGACCTCGGCTGA
- a CDS encoding GNAT family N-acetyltransferase, whose translation MATERVRLQLDVTDFDLARFQPYVDKCRTTGIRLTTLSEVGDTSEHRRELYDLNKECSADIPGRGDFFGYDEYHRLRFEVPAYDPRGVVLALDGDRWVGMAATSDRRGSGFVFNEMTGVRACHRGRGISVAMKTFGIGFAGICGVSTVRTVHHPANERAIAMNRTLGYVDAVW comes from the coding sequence ATGGCGACGGAACGGGTCCGGCTCCAACTGGACGTCACCGACTTCGACCTGGCCCGTTTCCAGCCGTATGTCGACAAGTGCCGTACCACGGGCATCCGGCTGACGACGCTCTCGGAGGTGGGCGACACCTCGGAGCACCGCCGGGAGTTGTACGACCTCAACAAGGAGTGCTCGGCGGACATCCCCGGGCGCGGTGACTTCTTCGGGTACGACGAGTACCACCGGCTCCGCTTCGAGGTGCCCGCCTACGATCCGCGCGGGGTGGTGCTGGCCCTCGACGGCGACCGGTGGGTCGGTATGGCGGCCACCTCGGACCGGCGCGGGTCCGGGTTCGTGTTCAACGAGATGACCGGGGTGCGGGCCTGTCACCGGGGCCGGGGCATCTCGGTGGCCATGAAGACCTTCGGCATCGGGTTCGCCGGGATCTGCGGGGTCAGCACGGTCCGTACCGTGCACCATCCGGCCAACGAGCGCGCGATCGCCATGAACCGGACGTTGGGATACGTGGACGCGGTCTGGTGA